The sequence below is a genomic window from Lolium perenne isolate Kyuss_39 chromosome 7, Kyuss_2.0, whole genome shotgun sequence.
TTCCTTGATTATTTATCGCTATATAGGTAGTCTCAGTGGGTAACAAGTGCATGAAGCCTTTTCCACGACTTAACCGAAATGTCAGTGCCAATGAATAACCGTCAAGATAAATCAGACGCATTTGGAAAAATAAACCATATGAAGATGGTGTCTAGTACAAAGAGAGCTCTACTACCAAAAAAAATTTGTGTGCGACATGCATTATGGTGTTCAATGTCAACTACAAAACATGGTTCCATAGTATGCACATCGGTAGGCTAGTATGGGTATGCATGTCAAGCGTCTTTATGTACCTATTATCTTTGTGCATCATGATCATGCAATTTTGTACAGATGCTAGCTGTATGGATCATCACAATAACTACAACAAACCAATGGTAACCTTTATGCTAAAACTGAACCAAGTCACAGTGAGGCCAATTGGATGAACCTCCCAGTGATTCCAAATGTAAGTCTTTTTAGAATCATGTAGTCAAATATGTTTAAATTTGACCATCAGTATAGAAATAAATATAAACATACACAGTATTGAACTGATATTAATCCATCATGAAACATACTTTCTTGATGTGTAACATACTTTCATAGAATTGATCATCAAAGGTCGCCATGGAGATGATATCAATGTCTAAAAAGACTAGAATTTGGAATCAGAGTCACATGTAGCATATAATTTACAGCACCAAGAGAAACAGTAGCATCACCCATCCTTGTCAAAGGCTTTATTGATTTTAATCAGCTACGTACTTGTTTAATAATTTGAACCCCCAAAAAATAGATCTCTGTCTTTGCATGGGTGATTATATATCACTATCAATAAATGTTTAACATATGGAATTTTTAGATAATGATACAAGGCAATTCTTTCGTGTCGAACCTGCAGGGGTTGCTTACAAATATAGCATTTGGGATGTGCTTCTGAAGTTCTTCAATTAGATATTTCGGGAGTGCACACCTTGGGAGAGCTTTCGAAGGTCCTGCAAATTTGCTACCATGTAAGAAGAAACAACATATGATGTATGTGAGAAACAAGGAAACACCTGCTACTAGGGAAAGTAAGCTGACAGTATTTATGGCCAACAACCTCATTCCTTATCCTATTACAGAAGTCGTTCCTTGATTTAAACTAGCAAGGAAAATAATACCCTCCATTCCAAATTAatcgactcaactttgtctaaatacgcatgtatctagacacgttttagtgtctagatacatgtatatctagacaaaactgagtcaattaatttgggacAGAGGGATAATAATAATAAGTGGATATAAAAAATAGGCCAAGCGAGATTTAAGTTATTAGTGAATGATACGGATCGGATACTGTAGGAAACCCTACATGCAGATATCAGTTATCAGATAAAAGCATATCACTGAGTATTGGAGTACCTGCATCGTCAGGACCAGGAATGAATAGGAAACGACTATGTTCCTTTAACCTAGTTCGAGCTGCGATCATCTCACCAAGCTTCCCAAACTGCAATCTAAACAAAGTTACATGATTAAGGCCTTGCCTTGGATTGGAATACAAAATACCCAGCACAACTTTTGATCATCTCTCATGAAACACGAAAGTCACACCTGAGTTCTTCAAATGAACTGAATGCCAGATTGCAGGGCTGAGAGCAGAAATTGCCCATTAAAACAAAGAGAGAAGGAACCACTTCCACACTTTCATAGCCATCAAGGACAACACCTAACTTCTCCATAGTCTACTCTACGAGATAAACACATATGCACATCCTGAGAGTATGACTAAACAAAAAAGTTGCATAAAGCAAAGAAGTAATACCAAACATAAATACCTCAGGATTGTCCAGCCAAACATCTGAAAGTATGACGAACATGTCATTCACAGCCTTATTTTCTAGTGATGATAGTCTTAGCTGTTTAATACAAAGGTAACAAATATCATCAGTAAAGACGTTTTCGGCAAGACCTATTACTCAACATGTAGAACGCAATTACAGGCTTACTGTTTCTTCAGTTGGTATGACACCTCCACCAAAGAAATCAAGTCCCATAAGGAGTGAAAGTGATGCCTCTCTGTCCTCTAAGGGTGGAAACCCACATGTATTGACCTGTAGATGATTGGAAAAAAAAACATATTCAAGAGGATAATACAAAAAGAACACTAATAATTTTCTGGTAGATGAGAATCTAGACCTGGAAAATGCCATTCGAAAGCAGTTCCCCTTCTGCTACAATTACAGTGTTTTCAACAAAGAAGCCTGAAGTGATTTTGTGTTATATGTTAAGGAAAGAGATGTGCTTCTCTGGATAAGCATAAATCCATATAGTTCAaacaaaatactcaaatgacatatgGGTCACTGATACAAATATGGTTAGTACTAATTACTAGCACTTGTAAAATGGAAGGATTTCTTTTCATTGACCTGGAAACGTGAACAAATGAactttaaagttgagaaacatttCCAATTTGAGCACAGCAAATACATTAATATTTATTTTTTATATATTCACATGTAGGTAACATGGTACTGGTTTTAAGGATATTGCATTTGCTAAGTCAATTGGCACCGCTCCAGTAAGATCTTCCAAGTAAAATTGGCGTTCCTCCAGTTGTGATATGACTCCCATAATCCATCTCCGTCCAGTGCACCCAATTAAAGATTGTATAGAAGTTATCTACATGAAGGGGAAAATAGTATGTCATttcataaacaaatactactaagAAAAACATTGAAGGAGGGAGAAGTCCCAAGTGTTGGAATAGAGTTGCTGGGAGTAGAAACGCAACATAAATTAAGAGAAAATACCTCGCAACTATCATTTTCAGTCATAACAGTCTCAAAAGCTGGCCTCGAGAAATACTTATCACGAGCGAGCCTCTGAAGTAGCACTTGATATCTGTCCCTGTACAGGGCAGCTTTATCTCCAGCTTCTCCATGGATGGATAATCTTCCAGTATGCCTATATACACATCATAACCAAGGATAGCATCAACAAACATAAGATCTAAAAGATCATTATAATCGACACTTCCCACTTTTCCGTGAGATAAATGGCTAAGCAGTTCTTAGAATATACAGACAAGATTTTTTACCCAAGCATGTGTTCTAGTTCAGCATCAAAGGTAAACATATGTGTCGAACTATACAATTTTTTCGAAAAGCAGGTTGAAACCCCTGGCCTATGGATCAAAATGATGCACACAGCCCTTTTTATTACAATTGACGAATTATACTTAAGCAGAATATCCAGGAGCAGATGAGGCATGTTTGACACATCTATATCAAGCATTAAGAAAAAAAACCAGTTAATTTTAGAAGAACAAAAAAGGCAAGCTCCCTTAAAACTATGCATTCACTCTGCAAATTAGCAAACCCCTCGTCAAAGTTCACTCAAGATTTAGGCGAGTCAAGTGGTGAATAAATAGCCTTGTCACAACATGCAACCATGGTTCAACACCAAAACGTCAAAAGAAAGACCAAGTTCTCAAGTCCCAGTGCCCAATTCTCCAGATCTAGAAGGAAGTAGCGGTATCTACATACTCGTAGAACACTTTCTTGATTGGGTCGTAGTGGAAGCGGGGCACGACGAACGAGTCCACCACGCGCAGCGCCGACCGGGCGCTGGTGGCCGCCGGCGACGCCGCATCGACCGCCTCCTCCGCCTCGACGAGCAGGGACACCACGCGCCGGACCGCGTCCCGATCCAGTATAGATGATTTCACTGCGTGCACCCATAGATACGCGCGCAGAGTCACGACCAACCGTGAAGTAAAAAACGGGAATGAGAAGACGAGGGAACGGCGTGTAGGCCTAGGGGGGAGTAGTTACGCGGCTCTTTGTCGAGCTCGTCGAGGAGGAGGTCGAGCGCGTCGTCCTCCGCGTCGGGGAAGCGGTCGAGGAAGGCGGCGGCCTCCTCGAGGGCGTCGACCTTGAGGGTGAAGCCCCGCAGCCGGAATTTGCGCTGCAGCTTTCTGCGCATGGCCGCCGACGGCGCCGCCATGGGAgacgaggggaggggaggggagggcagAGCAGGGAGTGGCGTGGCGGGAAAGATGGGTTGGATTTGGGGAAAGTGGCAGGACGCCCTGTCAGGCCGGCTATCCGCGAATGGCTCAGTGGCGAGtgggttagggcatctccagcgggagaCCCAGACCCAAAAAGGTATTCTGGATGGGTTAAAACTGCACCAGCGTCCGGTTTGACCCAAAATTGACGCAAATTTGGAAGAGATTTGGGTCGAGGTGGACACGAGCGCGCGTCCATCTGTGGTCGTTCTGTCCGGCCGGACACGCGTTCTGGCCCATTTGACAGGGAGACAAAGGCAACCCAGAAGACCCCGCAGCATTCTCTCTCCTCTGTCCTCCGTTCTACCATGAAAATTGTTGGTACAGCCGCCGGAGTTTGGCTCGCCTCGTGGACTGCCTCCGTCGCCTACTCATGGAGGCACccatcgccgccgcctcccctttTTCACACCTGCCGGAAGTCGCTAGAGGCGAAACAAGCTCCGCGCCCGCGGCGAGCTTAGAGCCGCGCCCGTGACGTCGAACGGGGCAGCGCTGGCGCCGACCCCTCGCAACACCTCCGCGAGCACGGTCGCTGGTCGCGCAGGCACGGGCGCTGGCCGCGCGAGCCACGGGCGGGGGCGGAGCTCGCCGCGAGCACGGGCGCGGAAAggacgccgccgctgccgtgcCACCGCGGGCTCGGCGCCGCCGCGCGGGCACGGCCGCCGGCCGCGCGGGCACGGTCGCCGGCCGCGCGGGCACGGTCGCCGGCCGCGCGAGCCAAGGGAGTGGGCGTGGGCGAGCTCGCCGCGACGGCGCGGGCACGGCGGGCCGGCCGCGTCGGCCATGGGCGGGCACGGGTGGGGCCGGCCGCGTCGTCCATGGGCGGGCACGGCGGGCACAAAGCGGGCGGGGCGGCGCCGCCGCGTCGGCCACGGGCGGGGGCACGGACGGACCTGCTCGTGCGAGGCGGCCACGGGCGGGCCGGAGCCGGCCGCGCGTCGGGCATGGGCGGGCGTGGGCGAGTCGACCGCACGAGCCACGGGCGGGGCGGAGCTGGCCGCGGGCGTGGCTCGCCGGGATGCGGTGAGCCGTGGCTGGGCGTGGCTTGCCGGGACGCGGCGAGCACGGGCGGGGCACGGGCGGGGCGAGCCGTGGCCGGGCGTGGCCTGCCGGGACGCGGCGAGCACGGGCGGGGGCGAGCCGTGGCCGGGCGGGGCAGGGGTGGAGGTCGCTGGGGAGTTGGCCGG
It includes:
- the LOC127318421 gene encoding DNA polymerase epsilon subunit B, translated to MAAPSAAMRRKLQRKFRLRGFTLKVDALEEAAAFLDRFPDAEDDALDLLLDELDKEPLKSSILDRDAVRRVVSLLVEAEEAVDAASPAATSARSALRVVDSFVVPRFHYDPIKKVFYEHTGRLSIHGEAGDKAALYRDRYQVLLQRLARDKYFSRPAFETVMTENDSCEITSIQSLIGCTGRRWIMGVISQLEERQFYLEDLTGAVPIDLANAKITSGFFVENTVIVAEGELLSNGIFQVNTCGFPPLEDREASLSLLMGLDFFGGGVIPTEETLRLSSLENKAVNDMFVILSDVWLDNPETMEKLGVVLDGYESVEVVPSLFVLMGNFCSQPCNLAFSSFEELRLQFGKLGEMIAARTRLKEHSRFLFIPGPDDAGPSKALPRCALPKYLIEELQKHIPNAIFVSNPCRVKFYTQEIVFFRQDLLYRMRRSCLIPPTTEETSDPFEHLVATITHQSHLCPLPLTVQPIIWNYDHCLRLYPTPHTIVLGDKSEQKAFKYTGITCFNPGSFANDSTFAAYRPCTKEVELSALES